One window from the genome of Deinococcus sp. NW-56 encodes:
- a CDS encoding SDR family oxidoreductase — MANLSSSTIMLTGAGGALATAVAQELEDAGAQLVLVGRGESLERAADRFPATEVLDLDLRDPASVDALRKVKVDALVHTVGAYTTQDVQKATTDDLRELFDANMLTLFHAAQGVLPHMLRQKDGLIMGVSAGQAARLSGPKAALYTASKAAVAAYVLSLHDELKARGVRGCVLYPMGAIDTPENREAGFAWEDTIDPRGLAKSVAHALTRPDRAHVTELKIYPDV, encoded by the coding sequence ATGGCGAACCTCAGCTCCTCGACGATCATGCTCACGGGGGCGGGCGGCGCACTCGCCACCGCCGTCGCCCAGGAACTGGAGGACGCGGGCGCCCAGCTCGTGCTGGTCGGGCGCGGTGAATCGCTGGAGCGGGCCGCTGACCGCTTTCCCGCCACCGAGGTCCTCGACCTAGACCTGCGCGACCCGGCCAGTGTGGACGCGTTGCGCAAGGTGAAGGTGGACGCCCTCGTCCACACGGTCGGTGCGTACACCACCCAGGACGTACAAAAGGCCACCACCGACGACCTGCGTGAGTTGTTCGACGCCAACATGCTGACCCTCTTTCACGCGGCGCAGGGAGTCCTGCCCCACATGCTGCGGCAGAAAGACGGCCTGATCATGGGCGTGAGCGCGGGGCAGGCCGCCCGGCTCAGCGGTCCCAAGGCGGCGCTGTACACCGCGAGCAAGGCTGCCGTCGCCGCCTACGTCCTGAGCCTGCACGACGAACTCAAGGCCCGGGGCGTGCGGGGCTGCGTCCTGTACCCGATGGGGGCGATCGACACCCCCGAAAACCGTGAGGCGGGCTTCGCGTGGGAAGACACCATTGACCCGCGCGGCCTCGCCAAGAGTGTGGCCCACGCCCTGACGCGGCCCGACCGGGCGCACGTGACGGAGCTGAAGATCTACCCGGACGTGTAG
- a CDS encoding HAD family hydrolase, whose product MPPLPRALLFDFDGTILDTETPEFTHWQALYGEHGLELSLEEWQRGIGTWDAFDPWAGLPGHVQADRERVQAGLRSRIHAALAEQDLRPGVRGVLEEARQRGLRLALATSSDRAWVTRWLSAHGLLHLFETLATRDDVRRVKPDPELYVLAAERLGLPTADCLAVEDSLNGGLAAVAAGCRLVVVPNDVTRTQPFPPEWPRLEDGYAGGLHGLLDVALRADR is encoded by the coding sequence ATGCCCCCGCTGCCCCGCGCCCTTCTCTTCGACTTCGACGGCACCATCCTCGACACCGAAACGCCCGAGTTCACCCACTGGCAGGCGCTGTACGGCGAGCACGGGCTGGAGCTGAGCCTGGAGGAGTGGCAGCGCGGCATCGGCACCTGGGACGCCTTCGACCCCTGGGCGGGGCTGCCGGGTCACGTGCAGGCCGACCGCGAGCGGGTGCAGGCGGGCCTGCGGAGCCGCATCCACGCCGCGCTGGCCGAACAGGACCTGCGCCCCGGCGTGCGGGGGGTGCTGGAAGAAGCCCGGCAGCGCGGCCTGCGGCTGGCCCTGGCGACGAGCAGCGACCGCGCCTGGGTGACCCGCTGGCTTTCGGCCCACGGCCTGCTGCACCTCTTCGAGACGCTCGCCACCCGCGACGACGTGCGCCGGGTCAAGCCCGATCCCGAGCTGTATGTGCTGGCGGCCGAACGCCTGGGCCTTCCCACTGCCGACTGCCTCGCCGTGGAAGACAGCCTCAACGGGGGGCTGGCCGCCGTCGCTGCCGGATGCCGCCTCGTCGTGGTGCCCAACGACGTGACCCGCACCCAGCCCTTTCCCCCGGAGTGGCCCCGGCTGGAGGACGGCTACGCGGGTGGGTTGCATGGCCTGCTCGATGTGGCGCTGAGGGCCGACCGCTGA
- a CDS encoding DedA family protein, with translation MADWVQGLMDSMGYLGILLLMILENLFPPIPSELIMPSAGFAAARGDMSLPIVILMGVLGSVIGTLPLYYIGRAFGEERLVAWADKHGKWLTLSGKDIRKADDWFDKHGTKAVLFGRMVPGIRSLLSLPAGMSEMPMLKFLIYSAIGSGLWATALAYAGYVLGENYDRVEQYISPVSKVVLAAVVVAAVAWFLKRRREQQAGA, from the coding sequence ATGGCGGACTGGGTGCAGGGCTTGATGGACAGCATGGGATACCTGGGGATCCTGCTGCTGATGATTCTGGAAAACCTCTTTCCGCCGATTCCCAGCGAGCTGATCATGCCCTCGGCGGGCTTCGCGGCGGCGCGGGGCGACATGAGCCTGCCCATCGTGATCCTGATGGGTGTGCTGGGCAGCGTGATCGGGACCCTGCCGCTGTACTACATCGGGCGGGCTTTCGGGGAAGAGCGGCTGGTCGCCTGGGCCGACAAGCACGGCAAGTGGCTGACCCTCAGCGGCAAGGACATCCGCAAGGCCGATGACTGGTTCGACAAGCACGGCACCAAGGCGGTGCTGTTCGGCCGGATGGTGCCCGGCATTCGCAGCCTGCTCAGCCTTCCGGCGGGCATGAGCGAGATGCCCATGCTCAAGTTCCTGATCTACAGCGCCATCGGCTCGGGGCTGTGGGCCACGGCGCTCGCCTACGCGGGCTACGTGCTGGGCGAGAACTACGACCGGGTCGAGCAGTACATCAGCCCGGTCTCCAAGGTCGTGCTGGCAGCGGTGGTCGTCGCGGCGGTCGCGTGGTTCCTGAAGCGGCGGCGCGAGCAGCAAGCGGGGGCGTAA
- a CDS encoding YbaY family lipoprotein, translated as MKRTLPLLLAALLASPALAQGIRIVRPSTPPPATTTSTPDLTDVPAGWRVVAGRISAPSTVRLPAGSTVTVAIQDVTGGRSPSTLLEVSFPTSRLSTPYQLQYNPVRINPRREYVVTARVNDARGRLLYRSASRQELPEGRAAVLNLRVAPR; from the coding sequence ATGAAGCGTACCCTTCCCCTGCTGCTGGCCGCCTTGCTCGCTTCCCCGGCCCTCGCCCAGGGCATCCGCATCGTGCGGCCGAGCACCCCGCCCCCGGCCACGACGACCTCCACCCCCGACCTCACCGACGTGCCCGCCGGGTGGCGGGTGGTCGCGGGCCGCATCTCCGCGCCGTCCACCGTGCGCCTGCCCGCCGGAAGCACCGTCACTGTCGCCATTCAGGACGTGACGGGGGGCCGCTCGCCCTCCACCCTGCTGGAGGTGAGCTTCCCGACTTCTAGGCTCTCCACCCCCTACCAGCTCCAGTACAACCCGGTACGCATCAACCCCCGCCGTGAATACGTGGTCACCGCCCGCGTGAACGATGCACGGGGCCGTCTGCTGTACCGCTCGGCCAGCCGGCAGGAACTGCCCGAGGGCCGCGCCGCCGTGCTCAACCTGCGCGTCGCGCCCCGCTGA
- a CDS encoding DNA-3-methyladenine glycosylase, translated as MLPVPSPSDLAAPDHPEGRAFLARDPVLGGVIATLGPLAPLTPTPDPFGTLIRSVIGQQLSVAAADRIAGRVGAALAEVTPETLGAAAPDSLRALGLSWAKVRTVQALAGAAQGGRVDFAHLGTLPDEAVIAALTPLPGIGRWTAEMFLIFGLARPDVFSHGDLILRQGVERLAPGADPRAVVAAWSPHRTLAARALWADHHARQARSRRSLDPQ; from the coding sequence ATGCTGCCCGTGCCGTCCCCCTCCGACCTCGCCGCCCCCGACCATCCCGAGGGCCGCGCCTTCCTGGCCCGCGACCCGGTGCTGGGCGGCGTGATCGCCACGCTGGGGCCGCTTGCACCGCTGACGCCCACACCGGACCCCTTCGGCACCCTGATTCGCAGCGTGATCGGGCAACAGCTCTCGGTGGCGGCGGCGGACCGCATCGCGGGGCGGGTGGGGGCCGCGCTGGCCGAGGTCACACCGGAGACGTTGGGGGCCGCCGCACCCGACAGCCTGCGGGCACTGGGCCTCTCCTGGGCGAAGGTCCGCACCGTGCAGGCCCTGGCTGGGGCGGCGCAAGGCGGCCGGGTGGACTTCGCGCACCTGGGCACCCTGCCCGACGAGGCGGTCATCGCGGCGCTGACTCCCCTGCCCGGCATCGGGCGCTGGACGGCCGAGATGTTCCTGATCTTCGGACTGGCGCGGCCGGACGTGTTCAGCCACGGCGACCTGATCCTGCGGCAGGGGGTGGAGCGCCTCGCCCCCGGCGCGGACCCCCGCGCGGTCGTGGCGGCGTGGTCGCCGCACCGCACCCTCGCCGCCCGCGCCCTGTGGGCCGACCACCACGCGCGGCAGGCGCGGAGCCGCCGCTCCCTGGACCCGCAGTAG
- a CDS encoding Crp/Fnr family transcriptional regulator, with protein sequence MNYPSLVWHLKRTELFADLELAELERVAATTPCRDYHPGEVIYRMDDPADALYFVRSGLVKISKLFPSGKEAILGVVGQHDTFGELLLEPEERRPTQAEAIEPTSLIVLPRHELQSLLTQRPELAMKLIRLMAARLFEARSWTAAVSAYSAPERVASLLFRLAREFGRPHPQGVELALKLSQEDLARMVGATRETVSHSLGKLKQAGAITRARTPIVVKMDVLESMLADTE encoded by the coding sequence ATGAATTACCCGAGCCTGGTCTGGCACCTCAAGCGGACGGAACTGTTCGCTGACCTGGAGCTGGCCGAGCTGGAGCGGGTCGCCGCGACGACGCCCTGCCGCGACTACCATCCCGGCGAGGTGATCTACCGCATGGATGACCCGGCCGACGCGCTGTACTTCGTGCGCAGCGGGCTGGTCAAGATCAGCAAGCTGTTTCCCAGCGGCAAGGAGGCCATCCTGGGGGTGGTCGGGCAGCACGACACCTTCGGGGAACTGCTGCTGGAGCCCGAAGAGCGCCGCCCCACCCAGGCCGAGGCCATCGAGCCCACCAGCCTGATCGTGTTGCCCCGGCACGAGCTGCAAAGCCTGCTGACCCAGCGCCCCGAACTCGCCATGAAGCTGATTCGGCTGATGGCCGCGCGGCTCTTCGAGGCCCGGTCGTGGACCGCCGCCGTCAGCGCCTACAGCGCCCCAGAACGGGTCGCCAGCCTGCTCTTTCGCCTCGCCCGTGAGTTCGGGCGGCCTCACCCGCAGGGGGTGGAGCTGGCCCTCAAGCTCAGCCAGGAGGACCTCGCCCGGATGGTGGGCGCTACCCGCGAGACGGTGAGCCATTCTCTCGGCAAGCTCAAGCAGGCCGGAGCGATCACCCGCGCCCGCACGCCCATCGTGGTGAAGATGGACGTGCTGGAGTCCATGCTCGCGGACACCGAATAG
- a CDS encoding acyl-CoA dehydrogenase C-terminal domain-containing protein, which yields MPQYKAPLRDIKFLMHELLQAPQVLSGVPFYQANDTADSDLLNQVLEEAARFVETELAPLNRVGDEEGCTRHEDGSVTTPTGFKAAYKKYREAGWTALDADPNYGGQGMPHLVSNVLVEMMTSANVAWSMYPGLSHGAYSALHAVGSEELKNLYLPKIVSGEWTGTMCLTEPHAGTDLGMIRTKAVSNGDGTYAVTGTKIFISAGEHDLAENIVHLVLARLEGSPQGTKGISLFLVPKFVPNADGSLGERNGVVCGSIEHKMGIHGNATAVLNFDGAKGYLVGEINKGMNHMFIMMNAARLGTGLQGLGLGEVAYQNALAYAKDRIQMRHEPRVNADEPADPIIVHPDVRRMLLTGKAYTEAGRALAMWLALSIDLEHHHPDEAQRKEAADLVALLTPVAKAFMTDNGFTTAVLSQQVLGGHGYIREWGLEQFVRDARIGQIYEGTNGIQALDLLGRKVLMDGGKKLQKLAGMLQEFVEDNADDEDLAPYLDQLGKAAGQLGSLTMVIGQKAMAGPEGADEVNAAAVDYLRYFGHVVYGYLWARMAKIAHEKIAAGQDRDGFYLGKVQTAKFYFTKLFPETKALAATIKAGNEPLAVDDRAVFGLERALVGA from the coding sequence ATGCCCCAGTACAAAGCTCCCCTGCGCGACATCAAGTTCCTGATGCACGAGCTGCTGCAAGCCCCCCAGGTGCTGAGCGGCGTGCCCTTCTACCAGGCGAACGACACCGCCGACAGCGACCTGCTCAACCAGGTGCTGGAGGAGGCCGCCCGCTTCGTCGAGACCGAACTCGCGCCCCTGAACCGCGTGGGCGACGAGGAAGGCTGCACCCGCCATGAGGACGGCTCGGTCACCACGCCCACCGGCTTCAAGGCCGCCTACAAGAAGTACCGCGAGGCGGGCTGGACCGCGCTCGACGCCGACCCCAACTACGGCGGCCAGGGCATGCCGCACCTCGTGAGCAACGTGCTCGTCGAGATGATGACCTCCGCGAACGTGGCCTGGAGCATGTATCCCGGCCTCTCGCACGGGGCGTACTCGGCCCTGCACGCGGTGGGCAGCGAGGAACTGAAGAACCTCTACCTCCCCAAGATCGTCTCCGGCGAGTGGACGGGCACGATGTGCCTCACCGAGCCGCACGCGGGCACCGACCTCGGCATGATCCGCACGAAGGCCGTGAGCAACGGCGACGGCACCTACGCGGTCACCGGGACCAAGATCTTCATCAGCGCGGGCGAGCACGACTTGGCGGAGAACATCGTGCACCTTGTCCTCGCGCGGCTGGAGGGCAGCCCGCAGGGGACCAAGGGCATCTCCCTCTTTCTGGTGCCCAAGTTCGTGCCGAACGCCGACGGCAGTCTCGGCGAGCGCAACGGCGTGGTGTGCGGGTCCATCGAGCACAAGATGGGCATCCACGGCAACGCGACCGCCGTGCTGAACTTCGACGGGGCCAAGGGCTACCTGGTCGGCGAGATCAACAAGGGCATGAACCACATGTTCATCATGATGAACGCCGCCCGCCTGGGGACCGGCCTCCAGGGCCTCGGGCTGGGCGAGGTGGCCTACCAGAATGCGCTGGCCTACGCCAAGGACCGCATCCAGATGCGCCACGAGCCGCGCGTGAACGCGGACGAACCCGCCGACCCCATCATCGTGCACCCCGACGTGCGCCGCATGCTGCTGACGGGCAAGGCGTACACGGAAGCGGGCCGCGCGCTGGCGATGTGGCTGGCCCTGAGCATCGACCTCGAGCACCACCACCCCGACGAGGCGCAGCGCAAGGAAGCCGCCGACCTCGTGGCACTGCTGACGCCGGTCGCCAAGGCGTTCATGACCGACAACGGCTTCACCACGGCGGTGCTCTCGCAGCAGGTGCTGGGCGGGCACGGCTACATCCGCGAGTGGGGGCTGGAGCAGTTCGTGCGCGACGCCCGCATCGGCCAGATTTACGAGGGCACCAACGGCATTCAGGCCCTTGACCTGCTGGGCCGCAAGGTCCTGATGGACGGGGGCAAGAAGCTCCAGAAGCTCGCCGGAATGCTGCAAGAGTTCGTGGAGGACAACGCGGACGACGAGGACCTCGCCCCCTACCTCGACCAGCTCGGCAAGGCCGCCGGGCAGCTCGGCTCGCTGACGATGGTGATCGGCCAGAAGGCGATGGCGGGGCCGGAGGGTGCCGACGAGGTCAACGCCGCCGCCGTGGACTACCTGCGCTACTTCGGGCACGTCGTGTACGGCTACCTGTGGGCACGCATGGCGAAGATCGCCCACGAGAAGATTGCGGCGGGGCAGGACCGCGACGGCTTCTACCTCGGCAAGGTGCAGACCGCGAAGTTCTACTTCACCAAGCTCTTCCCCGAGACCAAGGCGCTCGCCGCGACCATCAAGGCTGGAAACGAGCCGCTGGCCGTGGACGACCGCGCGGTGTTCGGACTGGAACGGGCGCTCGTCGGGGCGTAA
- a CDS encoding peroxiredoxin — translation MTDIHTLPTDLPAPPDDGACAHLTGQPWPTLALPGTDGQTHDLAALPGRTVVYIYPKTARPDQGMPDDWDMIPGARGCTPQSCAFRDHHAELREAGARVFGLSVQGTAYQREAAGRLHLPFPLLSDAAGELTRALRLPTFTAGGEKLLRRVTLIVRDGVIEQVFYPVFPPDRNAGDVLAWLAKHPG, via the coding sequence ATGACCGACATCCACACGCTCCCCACCGACCTCCCCGCCCCTCCGGACGACGGCGCGTGTGCCCACCTGACCGGCCAGCCCTGGCCCACGTTGGCGCTCCCCGGCACGGATGGGCAAACACACGACCTGGCCGCACTGCCGGGGCGGACGGTGGTGTATATCTATCCCAAGACGGCTCGCCCCGATCAGGGCATGCCCGACGACTGGGACATGATTCCCGGCGCACGGGGCTGCACGCCGCAGTCGTGCGCCTTCCGGGACCACCACGCCGAGCTGCGCGAGGCGGGGGCGCGGGTGTTCGGCCTGAGCGTTCAAGGCACGGCCTATCAGCGGGAGGCGGCTGGGAGGCTTCATCTGCCCTTCCCGCTGTTGTCGGACGCAGCGGGCGAACTGACGCGGGCGCTGCGCCTCCCAACCTTCACGGCGGGTGGGGAGAAGTTGCTGCGCCGCGTGACGCTGATCGTGCGGGACGGGGTGATCGAGCAGGTGTTCTACCCCGTTTTTCCGCCAGACCGGAACGCGGGCGACGTGCTGGCGTGGCTGGCGAAGCATCCAGGTTAA
- a CDS encoding winged helix-turn-helix domain-containing protein → MTQLQQEEVRVTDAAVARALRQGHGFLGHFLAPRSPSEVAPALGMAPNLVHHHARRLADLGLLFEARREGGKVYYQLAAREFRVPSDLLPPGDEEGNGTADLRELSRGFLRAYERSWSRMHAGEEDLFGFGDAGHPARPAPMPSGPAAEPCPTHLDALTLRLSPERYARLARAITALLDEAAADGVREGGYPCTVALLAFQGVLGESVEERFQGVSRSTSSFLGALTV, encoded by the coding sequence GCACGGCTTTCTGGGACACTTCCTGGCCCCGCGTTCGCCCAGCGAGGTGGCCCCGGCGCTGGGGATGGCCCCCAACCTCGTTCACCACCACGCCCGCAGATTGGCCGATCTGGGACTGCTCTTTGAGGCGCGGCGGGAGGGCGGGAAGGTGTACTACCAGCTTGCCGCCCGCGAGTTCCGGGTGCCCTCGGACCTGCTCCCTCCCGGCGACGAGGAGGGAAACGGCACGGCCGACTTGCGCGAGCTGTCGCGGGGGTTCCTGCGGGCCTACGAGCGGTCGTGGAGCCGGATGCATGCGGGCGAGGAAGACCTTTTCGGCTTCGGGGACGCGGGGCACCCGGCCCGGCCCGCGCCCATGCCCTCCGGTCCGGCGGCCGAACCCTGCCCCACCCATCTCGACGCCCTGACGCTGCGGCTCTCGCCCGAGCGGTACGCCCGGCTTGCCCGCGCGATCACGGCCCTGCTCGACGAAGCTGCTGCCGACGGCGTCCGCGAGGGGGGGTATCCCTGCACCGTTGCCCTGCTGGCGTTTCAGGGGGTGCTGGGCGAGTCGGTCGAAGAACGCTTCCAGGGTGTCTCACGGAGCACAAGTTCCTTTCTGGGAGCGCTAACGGTCTGA